AAGCTAATAAACATTCAAACTGTTAAACAGCTATAGATAGATCATTTTCTGGTGCCTTTGACTTTTGCTAAAGCTGAATCCGGAACacatacaattaaaaaaaatacagattttaGGAATTTATTGTAATTCAGTGAAGTTAAACTATTCGTTTAACTTCCTGTTAATGAACTTCAACTAATACCCTAGCTGTGTCCacataaaatatttagtttGACACTAGTCACTGACCAACAATAGAAAAGTCCAAGGAGTTTAGTTCAAAAAGGATGGTTGTAGATTTATATAAGTCATGAATGTCTCAATGAGCTATTTCTGAATAACTGCAGATTCGATCATTGTCCTTTCCAACAGTTCTACTTaagttattgggaggtgtagccactttgccaaggtCTGAAAGAAGACTCAAACTATCACCCTCAGCTAAAAGGAAATTGATTTATATGATCATGAACAGCCCAAGAGCCAtcaaggcacaggcctgccatgaactgaaTGCTGCTGGAAGCTCAAAggcactgtctacagtcaagaaAGCCTTACGTCTCCATGGACGGAGAGGCTGCCATCTAAGAAATAAGACCCTGCTCCAAAATTGACACCTTCAGCAGCTCGCCACATGGAGGAAAAGTCCTGTGGTTAGATGAGACAAAGGTTTAGTTGTTTGGCCACAGTGAGCAGAGGTGTGTTTGGAAGAGTGAAGGTTAGAATTTGACTCCATAAActctgtaccaactgttaagcatggtggtggtagcactTATTCTATTCTCATTTTACCTCAGGAAAAAGTTCAGAAAAATGAATAagagcccaatattgccatgcaATTAATGTTCCTGATCAGCATATGAACATTTCTGTCCTCAACTGAGTatgttataaataattataaataaaaagaagctaAAGCTGTTAACAGTTGTGTTAACTGactgttaaaatgaagaaaaCCTGAGCTGTAAATAGACAGAGCCTATAGCCAATATCTGTTGCCCTAAATATTGCATTCTGATGTAACCCCAGAGCTATATACTGACACTCCACCCATTTGTACGACTAAGCTCCTTCTGCTAATAGAGCAGAGCTAGTCACCTAGCATTTACCTGCAAGTGATACAGGGTGAATTCCCCTGACATTACCCGTTACAAATCTCACAGTGAACACAATTTCATGCAAACACCTTCACTTCATGACTAGATAATGTTCCTGCATTAGCTCAGAGTGACCCTGCCTTcctgaactgtgtgtgtttgtgtgttgcagCAAACCAGCATCTCTGTTTCCAGACATCTGCACATAAATACCAATTTCCATAGCATTCCTTGTTGTGAAATAACATTGTATACAGCCATGGGCTTGATTTATGACGTTTGTGCAGTGTGGGTGTCCCTGTGCTGTGTCTAATGCCTGTCTAGTTTTCAGTGAAATCTCAAGATGATTAAAGGAGCTTTTCATTCTATCCTTAGCTTCCAAAGGACATGATTAGTGGCTGGACTTGTTGTGGGAGGGGTTTTGAACTTGTGGTACTGTGACAGTTGCTACTGTTCACATGGTTGAATGCTGCCTGATACATGGTGCTGCTCTTGGTTGTATAgatttggattttctttttttttcttttctttttttttttttagcatttgttAACACTAACTTGGATCATGTGTCCTATCAGTGTGAGTATGCTTTATGTTTCTATGGTCATAGAAGTAGATTTCAAAGGTAGTGAACACATAGAATTGGTCAGAGTGAGCATCAAGATTGGTTGAACTGACGTTAAATATGGGTGTCATTAGTTGGAGGAAGTGATTGGGATGTTTTAAGCTGTAACTGGAGTGATTAAGTAAATAGTACTGTTCAGGCAGACTGTACACCATCTGAGTTCTCCACTCAGAAAGGTGGCAATGCACATTTTCATAAAATCCATTTCCAAAATATGGAAATGTACTTTTTATGGGTTGGTTAAAGTACAGTATGTTTgtgtacacacaaacacccagagcggtgggcggTGGGGGAGCAGAGTTGGGCTTTgcacaagggcccaacagtggcagcttgccgagcccgggaatcgaacccacaaccctgttaacgatatcccagcgctctaaccactgagccaccactgcactgtattatataataaacatgTACAGATTAGCATTGTAATATGGGCCTTTATCATGAAATCATTTAAATTCTCTGGGCTTATGTTGAAGTACTCGATCAAAATGGGCTGCTTAGTGTCATTGTCATTTCCAGTTGGATAAAATcatgatcatttatttatttgtaaatttatgtatttgttgtgttagtgtgagtgtgggtATGTGCCTGATCTGTACACTGCCCACTGTTTGCTTACACTAATTTAAATGTTGGATTAAGGTGCCAATTAAAGGCTAAGAAGGAAATGCAGTTTAAATTGGCCTGTAACTTTTTCCAAAGAGCAGCTGGTTAATCCCTACACAGAGGCCTAGTTTCACAGCTACTTATAAGGAGGAGGTGTAAAGGTGTTGTATACATCAGTAACTTGAGAACTGGGACAATTCTGTATTACACAATTTGTGACTGCCTAAATCGATCATTACTAAGCATAGTGTCATGCAAGCATTGGAAGTCATTTGATGATAACTACGTATTTACAGCTGTATGAAATGTCACCTCCCCATTAGAGATAAGTGTCAGCTTTTGAACTTATCAGCTGAAAGATCAAGCTGTCTGGTTTCACAGTATGCTCAATATTTATATAATCATACATTGGATAGTTCAGAATATTTCACAGATCGAGAATCAGTGTATTTGGGCTACATTTAGATTCATTGAGGTCCTCTCAATTCTGATTTGCCTTCTTAGCCTGAAGCTATTGAACTGCTTATATGAAGATAAAACATATGTTTTTAGGGAAATATGTGCATTACATTTTGCTAAAAATAAGGCAAATGCAAAATGTTAAAGCAGAGATACTGGTGTATAAAAAAAACTCCCAGTGGAAAATCCCAGTTTAGTCCAAAATCTGTCCAAGCAGTTCTACCAGGGTTCTAATTTTGGATATATTTAAACTTGGGAGgctttatattttaatttcctGTGAATTGAAAATAAGAGGTATTCAATTGTGTCACAGTATTTTGTGATTTCCATAGTAAATATATAGTAAGTTATAAGTTATTAATTcccattaaaatgtttaaaacatGTTTGCAAATGAAACAATGCAAAAGAAAAATTTTTTTGTGGTATTTAAGAGTGTTGACAAAATTGCATGAATATCTCCCTTTACAGTGTAGACTGACTAGGAAGAATGCAGAGAGCAGGCTCCCCCAATGCAAGCACCAAGATTAGGAATGACTCTCAGCGTCCTGTGTCTCGCTTTTCCAGCGTGATTTTGGCCACTCCGGCTAAGAGAATCACCTTCTTCAAGAGTGGTGACGTCCAGTTCAGTGGTGTCAGGATGGCAATTCATAAAAGAAGCTTCAAATGCTTTGATGCCTTGTTGGATGACCTTTCGCAGAAGGTGCCTTTGCCATTCGGTGTGCGGACCATCACCACACCCAGAGGCACTCACTCCATTCAGCGGCTGGAGCAGCTGGAGGATGGTGGATGCTACCTTTGTTCTGATCGCCGCTACGTTAAGCCAGTCGACATGGAGGTGGCAGGGAGAAGGCCTGCTGTCTGGCACCACAGCCACCCACACAGCACAAGGAAAAAGCCCTCCCGACCTGAGGAACCCCCGTCAGCTCATTCCGGTCAGCACTACCATCGCCATCCAAAAAGGATTGTACTGGTGAAAAACAATGACCCTACAGTGAGAACGTCCATCATCTTAAGCAGAAGGACGGCTCGCAGCCTCCGCGTCTTTATGGACGAGATTTCTGAGCTCATGCAGTGCCATGTCAGGAAGCTCTACACCCTGGATGGACGGAAGGTTAGCCGCTGTTTCATTGATTTTAGCCACAAATGTGTCCTGCTCTTTTATCTAATGCTGCTATCAGATAGAATTAACTGTTGATACAAAGTTGATAGTTTGTTGATAGTTTTTGATATGTAGTTGTTTTACAGTTCTGATCATAAACTATGCAATGTGTTTTCTGATTAATTAGGCAGGGTAATAGATTATGTCTTGAATGATGACCCAGTTTATAATCACTGATGGTGATATgagtttaaataattaaaaatggcCAAGAAATACAACCTGTTATCTCTAAacacatatatttaatatacacatatatacacctTACAGGTGATGTAGGTTTATggcttaaaatatatataagaatatattTATTGCCAATTACTGAAAAGTGTGTTTTCATGACCCCCGACAACAGATCGACAGTATTCAGAGTCTGATGCAGTGCCCcaatgtgttggtgtgtgtgggcCGGGAGCCCTTCAAGCCCCTACTGCTGGAGAACCTGAGGAAGCACTCAGAGGAGAAGTTGCCAGGGATGGGCGTGAGGTCACGTTCCAGCATCTGCAGCGAGGGCCACGAAAGCAAGAAGAATGGTATGGTGTGACATTGTCCtttttggaataaaatctcACATTTCCAAAAGCTTCACATGAGgacaaaaacttttttttttattcaataagATAATGTACAGAAATTTGAGTCTAGGTAATTGTGGAtcatttgtattggtccattcacagTTGAttagattatgtcaaaaagtgagagTCTGAATGTGAAGACAAATCAAGTCTGTTTGAGTAGATGTTGTTTTAGTAGTGATTCCAAATTAATTCTAAAGAATAACtccttttggcacctttattttaaagagtataCCTGAAACACTTTTTAGAGCACTACCTAAAAGGTGCCAGGGGCAAGACAATGTTgtgcatttaaaaacattataattcttataattatttattattttgtatttttccaGTGAACTTTGGACTTGAGACCAAGAAAAGCATCATCCACCCAAGATCCGATTCTAGCAACAGATCTACAAGGTTTTCCCTATCCTCAGAAAAATCATATCCCAATGGATTATGCATGACACCAGGGCAGATGGGTTGTGTCAGTACTTGTCCTTACACGAAAGAAGTCATACTGAATGATGACATTGAAAAACGAGTACTCGTTAACAAAGACGGCAGCCTGTCTGTGGAGATGAAAGTCCGCTTCCGACTAGTTAATGATGAAACTCTTCAGTGGTCCACCGAGATCAAGAAGTCGGCTACAAATTCAAATGAAAGTAGTTCTGTAAAGGATGGAGATGCTCATTATCTTCAAGGCAAAGCTGAATACTCCGACCCAGAGTTCAACTCCGGGTGTGAGGCTGAGGAGGCCTGTGCTCCAAAACTCAATCAAAAGCATCTTGAAGATTCACACTGTCAGAACTGCTGCAATCACTGCCAAGAGTATGACATTTGGAAAAATCCCATGCACAAAAACAGTGGAGTCAATGGAACCAATAATTCATGTAGTTCTAGTGGATCATCTCACAAAATCATGCACAAAAAGGCATCTGTGGATAGCGTTCGCACCATCTCCAGGTCCAGTGAGGAGTACACTGAGCATGTGGTGGAGAAAGCATCATGCTTTCAACAGACTGTTGAGGAAGGAGACACAAGGGTTGAATATTGTTCAATTAGTCGCTGTTGCAGCCACAGCGAGATATCAGGCACTGCCACCAAATTAAAGACTAAGAGACCAAACGAGGACACTTGTGAGActaatattgtaaatatatgtCACCGTAGTGGTATAAGTGATCTTGGTGGTTTTGAAATCCCAAAAGTAACAGAGGACCGGCCAATTTCTGCAGTCAGCAATTCATCCAAAGTGCTTGAGTCACTCAAAGAGGATcaagatgatgattatgatgaccTTCCTCCAAGTGCATCGAGAGCATCTGAATGGTCTCAGAGTAACAGCCTTGAACAAGAAAATCAATTTACCTGTGTACACTGCTGTGGCAGTCAGGCTTCACCAAATTTCCATTTATCCCCCAGACCGCCCAGTAAAGTCTCAAGCTGCTCTGCTCATTCACCAAAGCACAAGAAGTACAGAGGTTTATTTCAAACCCCAGACAGTGCCAGATCTTCAACTTCGAAAGTGTCCTCGAGGTCTCCCTCCTGCCAGTGTGGAGCAACAACACCAGGCTCGGCGGCATCCGACATGCAGAGTGGTTTAGAGGAAAGGCCTCCAGTTCCGCTGTCTGAGGGTAGCGTAGTGTCTAATAAATCCAGAGCGAGAACAAATTCCTCTAGGGCAGCAGTATCAATTGTGCATGGCAGTCAGACAGTATATGAAGATGGAAGGGACAGTGAGCATAAATGTAAAAGTGCCATGTCAGCAAACACCAGCGTCTCAGGAAAATCTGGAAATTCCAATGTATGCTCCTATTGTAGTGGATGTGAAAGATCAGTCACAGCTGCTTCAGGGTTATCAGAAAATGCCCAGGATACACAAGCTCAGGAAGCTGACCAAGATGCTGAAGTTACATCAGTTGGAGGCAGATCATCAAAGTCACACAGGTCTGAGGCATCTGCAAAGTCTGAGAGATCACACAAATGTACACAAGGAACGTCTCCTgtaccaaatgtttgtgagaATACCGAACCTGTCCAGAATAAACTGGCAGAGGCAGATGTCTTTCAGGGTCGCTCTGAAAGTGCATTGTCCGCTTTATCAAATGCTTCTGCTACTTCAAAACAATCTAATAAATCGAACCGGACTGCATGTGGGAGGGCATCTGTTGCAGAATCCATACTTTCTGAACATGATGTAGTGGAGGATAGAGAAGAAAGAACCAAAAGTGCCATGTCTGTTAAGTCCAATGCATCTGCAAAGTCAAAGACAAACGGTGTCATACCAGATGAAgtatcaacaacaacatcaggacTGGACAATCACAAAGCTGAGGAAGTAAACCAAGATGAGAGAGCACTCAGCCCAATGTCAGGGAAATCAAACAGATCCTCTAAGTGCAGGTCATCACAAAAATCACGCTGTTCAAATGCTGAGAGAATAATCACACCTGCGTATAACAACTTAGATTGTTCAAATGAAACATCTCAGGACAAAGGTTCTGAACGAGGAGAGAGTCCTGTATCGACTGCATCAGCTAGTCGTGTACAAGAACCAGAGATGATTCAAGAATCAAGAGTGGACAGTGCTATGTCAATGAAATCTAATTCCTCTTCCAAGCATCCCAGTGCTATGAGCACATCAGGGATGTCTGCCAAAACTCAGGATGAGCCAGTGGAGAAAGATGTTTCTCCAGTACCAGAAAAAAAGTTTGGTCAAGATCCAGAGACAACCGCAAAGGAGAGAGCAGCTAGTGCAATGTCAAATACCTCCAAAAAATCGATCAAGTCAAATGCCTCTTCAAGGAGTTCGCAGTTGGTGCAGAAAAATGCGGAATCCTTACAATTAAGTAAAGCACAGAATGTTGCTATCCAGGCTTCTGATGTGGAGTCTGAAGACAGAATACCCAGTGCAATGTCAGCTAAAGAACAATCTGACAGTAACATTCTAGGCACTGCAGCTACCTCACAACCAAACGTTACAAGCCCGGTTACAGAAAACTGCCAGGAAAGTATAGATTCAGAGAGGCCAACTAGTGCTCTGTCCAAAACCTCCAAAGTTTTGATGGAGTCAAATACACGCTCTGAGAGAACTTCAAAATCAACATTGAAGCCTACTGCACAAGCAACAGAGGACACCAAAGATGCACAAAATACCTTAGTAGTGAGTTCTCCATCACCCAATAAGAATAAAAGAGTTTCAACACCAAACACGCCAAAGTCACCCACTGGGAATGCTGATAGGCCACCAAGTGGAATATCTGTGAATTCTAGAGCACCCTCAAAATCAGCAAAGTCCAACAAGTGCCAGTGCTCTTCAAGCAGTAATTTGAAAGAGACCTCTCCAGTTAATGATGGATGTGTCCAGAGAGTAGCAAGCACTGTCTCAGAAACATCAAAATCAGCAAAATCTCCCACTCCGTCTCCATATCCCCAGTCAGACGAACCATTAAGTCCAGTGTCAACAGTATCTCTTGGACTTGGCGAGGAGGAGAAATCTGATGACCTCAATGAAAGATCCATTAGCAGTATGTCACAAATCCTGGAGGAGAATAAAAGTCCATTGGAAAGATCTACACCAGAACCAGCTGTGGATGATCATGCTGACAGTTCAGGAGTAATGCAAACTAAAGAGAGGGCCAAAACTGCCACATCTATGAATTCTGTTGTTTCAAAGAATTCAAAAAAGTCTCCTATTCTGCAAAATATCTGCAAGACTGATGAGCGAGCTGTCTCGCCTGCTTTACCAGGAAAACCTGAAAGTGTTGGATCAACTAAATCAAAGGCAGAAAGCACAGCAAAGAGCGAGTTAGATGATGGCAAGCATAGGGTGCCCTCTGCTTTGTCCGCCAAACACTCATGCCGTAAATCACCCAGCAAGGCCTCACAACCCAGTGAAAGCAATTTAACCATAAACAAGAGCAGATGTACACTACAAGCAGTTACTAAAAGCAATAACAGTGACTGTCAAATTGACAAAGTCTCGACCATATCTGGAAGTTCTAAATGCAGTCAAAGTACAATAGCCTCTGGAAAAACTACACCCACTGGAAATTCCCAATCTAAGGACAAAGGGACTGCAACAATCAAGAATATTTCCTCTTCGAACCTTAAAATAAAAGGAAGCAAGGTAGCATCTGACTGTAACAGTAATGCTAGCAGTGTCAAGTCTCTTAAAACGTCCAAATCAGATAACAGAATTGTCAAGAAAGAGGAACAGACATTGCCTGATATTCCACAAAATTCTCCAGATCCTACACATGAACCAGCAAACAAAAAGGTGTTGCCAGTAATACATTTTGATTCCTCCAGTGACAGTGTtttatcacacacactctcagcagCAGCTCTGTTAAGGGAGAAGGTTGGAAATGCCAGGCCAGTTAGCAGAGAATCAGGAGCAAATACGTCAAGCAAACACTGTGACCTTAAAGAGGCTATGAACACTGACAGTAAATGTGAAAAGAGAAGCATATCTAAACATAGGAAAATTAGCACCTCATCAGAGACCAAAAACGAGAATCAGGGTTTAGAACTGATGCTGTTTAGTTTACCTAATGCATCTCCTACAGAGGTCATAAATGACTGGCTTAAAAACATACCAATGGAAGGCCCTATGTATGAAATGGAAGATGAATTTGATAAGCAACATAATGAAGCAGTCTCTCAGATAAGCAGCACAAATGAAGCAGAAGAGGAGGGCCTACAAAAGGAAACATCTGAAAATGTGTCTGAAATGAACGAATCTGAGGAAATAGAGTTGGCTGCAGGTGGGTGTCCAGAAAAAGAGGACAACAGTACCATCTGTAATGTAACAGAGGCGGGTAATGAGACTGATGTAGTAAGATCTGAAATGACGGCACCCAATACTGATCCTAGTCCTCCGAAAATGAACAAGAGACAAGATTTACCAAAGCGCTGTCACTCCTCAGTGCAGATCATGAAGGTTCTGCTAAGTCCAAAACTGGACAGATGCAACAGCTTGCCTGAAGTTTCACCTGTATATGGCAGGAAATTAAGCACATCAGCCAAAGGCCTGCTAGACTGTCTTGCAAATCTGCAGTTGATTGAGTCGGATCCAAAAAGCAGCAAAGATGACaaatataatgaaataataagCATACTGCAGTCACTATGGATCTACGAGCCCAATGAAAGTGAGCCAGACAAGCATAAAATGAATGGTCACTGCTCTGCAGAAGATGAATTTAACCCAAGGTCTTCGTCAGGGGTAGATGTAAGCAGTGGATCTATTGGATCTGGCAAAGGCAGCTTCAATGGAGGGGTTGAAAAATCAGCGCAGGATGGAGTAGCACCTGTGACTGAACAGGAGGCTTTACAAGTTCAAGCAGACATTGTTCAGAAGGGGGGCAATGACTCTTTATGTGCCACGCCAGAAAGTACAGAGCCTTCACATGTTCCTTCAGATTCTCTAACTCCAGACATTGCTGAGAGAGTGCGATGCAGTCCAGAAGATGAGAAACTGGAGGAAGAACAGCAAATCAACGAAGGCCTTCAAGGCAGAGACGAGGTTATTCAAAGTACTGAGAATCAAAACGAAACAGATCAAGCAGAATTGTCCAATGAAAGCTCTGGAAATAATAGTAATGATTTGAAATCACATGTTGATAAAGATACAGATCCACCAGAGAATACTAACTTGGGGAAATCTTCATCCCTTCAGAAAGGTATATTAACTAGGAGAGTTTCACAAGACCCGGACCCAGTCTGGGTGCTCAGCTTGTTAAAGAAACTAGAGAAGCAGTTTATGTCTCACTATGCAAGTGCAATGGCAGAGTTTAAGGTGAAGTGGGATTTAGATGACAATGAGATGCTTGATAAAATGATCAGTGAACTAAAAGAAGAGGTTCAAAAAAGGATACAGTCTAGCATAAATCGAGAGCTCCAAAAAATCCAAAGTCGAGCTGGTAGGACACCGAGACCACCGAAGAATACTCTGTCTAGAGAGTCTACTGTCCAAACTGAACAACGGCGAAGACGCCTAAAAGTGATGAAGGATAAATCAATCAATCCGTCCTTATCAAGAAATGAAGACATGAACACTGCCTCAGGTACTGATGTCAGTGACCAGCGCAGTGATGATGAGTATTGTCCATGTGAAACATGCATGAAAAAGAAGATGGCATCTCGAACAGTCCAGCGTGGTGAAGCTCTAAGCTTGGCTCCAGTCCTGAAGGACTTTGATCTTAGGAAAATCTTGCATACCAAGAAGGATCCTCCAGCAACAGAGTCAAAGCTGGAGGAACCAAAACATCTCAAAGTGGTTTCTAACTGCTGTGACATTCAGGAGCAAAACGCATTGGACGTGGTTCATGAGGAATCAGAAGTCCATAATGACGTAAGGAACTGGACAGATGAAAATAAAGAGCCTAAGGGAGAAGGGACTGACGATGGAAGTCTATCAAAAGAACTAGTGGAGGAAGGGCTGTCTGATGCTGGGAATAAAGCAGAAGAGGAGAACTCAGAAGAGAAAGCCATAGAAGATGTTGAAGCTGAGATAGAAGGAGGGGACGCAGAAGAGGGAGAAACTGAAACACCAAAAGCTGAAGAGGTAAATGCCCCGGGAGAACAGGACACAGATGACAAGGAGGAGGAAGCAGAGGATAGAGAGACTTCTGTAGCTGTTGATGATGGAGATGTAGAAAACGCAGAAGATAAAGAGGCAGCAAAGGTAGAGGATCCACCTGAGGAAGAAGCCACAGACACAGGAAACAGTGAATGTGgtgaaaaagagcaaaaaacaaATGAGGAGGAAACTGGAGAAGAG
The Salminus brasiliensis chromosome 10, fSalBra1.hap2, whole genome shotgun sequence genome window above contains:
- the rp1l1a gene encoding uncharacterized protein rp1l1a; its protein translation is MQRAGSPNASTKIRNDSQRPVSRFSSVILATPAKRITFFKSGDVQFSGVRMAIHKRSFKCFDALLDDLSQKVPLPFGVRTITTPRGTHSIQRLEQLEDGGCYLCSDRRYVKPVDMEVAGRRPAVWHHSHPHSTRKKPSRPEEPPSAHSGQHYHRHPKRIVLVKNNDPTVRTSIILSRRTARSLRVFMDEISELMQCHVRKLYTLDGRKIDSIQSLMQCPNVLVCVGREPFKPLLLENLRKHSEEKLPGMGVRSRSSICSEGHESKKNVNFGLETKKSIIHPRSDSSNRSTRFSLSSEKSYPNGLCMTPGQMGCVSTCPYTKEVILNDDIEKRVLVNKDGSLSVEMKVRFRLVNDETLQWSTEIKKSATNSNESSSVKDGDAHYLQGKAEYSDPEFNSGCEAEEACAPKLNQKHLEDSHCQNCCNHCQEYDIWKNPMHKNSGVNGTNNSCSSSGSSHKIMHKKASVDSVRTISRSSEEYTEHVVEKASCFQQTVEEGDTRVEYCSISRCCSHSEISGTATKLKTKRPNEDTCETNIVNICHRSGISDLGGFEIPKVTEDRPISAVSNSSKVLESLKEDQDDDYDDLPPSASRASEWSQSNSLEQENQFTCVHCCGSQASPNFHLSPRPPSKVSSCSAHSPKHKKYRGLFQTPDSARSSTSKVSSRSPSCQCGATTPGSAASDMQSGLEERPPVPLSEGSVVSNKSRARTNSSRAAVSIVHGSQTVYEDGRDSEHKCKSAMSANTSVSGKSGNSNVCSYCSGCERSVTAASGLSENAQDTQAQEADQDAEVTSVGGRSSKSHRSEASAKSERSHKCTQGTSPVPNVCENTEPVQNKLAEADVFQGRSESALSALSNASATSKQSNKSNRTACGRASVAESILSEHDVVEDREERTKSAMSVKSNASAKSKTNGVIPDEVSTTTSGLDNHKAEEVNQDERALSPMSGKSNRSSKCRSSQKSRCSNAERIITPAYNNLDCSNETSQDKGSERGESPVSTASASRVQEPEMIQESRVDSAMSMKSNSSSKHPSAMSTSGMSAKTQDEPVEKDVSPVPEKKFGQDPETTAKERAASAMSNTSKKSIKSNASSRSSQLVQKNAESLQLSKAQNVAIQASDVESEDRIPSAMSAKEQSDSNILGTAATSQPNVTSPVTENCQESIDSERPTSALSKTSKVLMESNTRSERTSKSTLKPTAQATEDTKDAQNTLVVSSPSPNKNKRVSTPNTPKSPTGNADRPPSGISVNSRAPSKSAKSNKCQCSSSSNLKETSPVNDGCVQRVASTVSETSKSAKSPTPSPYPQSDEPLSPVSTVSLGLGEEEKSDDLNERSISSMSQILEENKSPLERSTPEPAVDDHADSSGVMQTKERAKTATSMNSVVSKNSKKSPILQNICKTDERAVSPALPGKPESVGSTKSKAESTAKSELDDGKHRVPSALSAKHSCRKSPSKASQPSESNLTINKSRCTLQAVTKSNNSDCQIDKVSTISGSSKCSQSTIASGKTTPTGNSQSKDKGTATIKNISSSNLKIKGSKVASDCNSNASSVKSLKTSKSDNRIVKKEEQTLPDIPQNSPDPTHEPANKKVLPVIHFDSSSDSVLSHTLSAAALLREKVGNARPVSRESGANTSSKHCDLKEAMNTDSKCEKRSISKHRKISTSSETKNENQGLELMLFSLPNASPTEVINDWLKNIPMEGPMYEMEDEFDKQHNEAVSQISSTNEAEEEGLQKETSENVSEMNESEEIELAAGGCPEKEDNSTICNVTEAGNETDVVRSEMTAPNTDPSPPKMNKRQDLPKRCHSSVQIMKVLLSPKLDRCNSLPEVSPVYGRKLSTSAKGLLDCLANLQLIESDPKSSKDDKYNEIISILQSLWIYEPNESEPDKHKMNGHCSAEDEFNPRSSSGVDVSSGSIGSGKGSFNGGVEKSAQDGVAPVTEQEALQVQADIVQKGGNDSLCATPESTEPSHVPSDSLTPDIAERVRCSPEDEKLEEEQQINEGLQGRDEVIQSTENQNETDQAELSNESSGNNSNDLKSHVDKDTDPPENTNLGKSSSLQKGILTRRVSQDPDPVWVLSLLKKLEKQFMSHYASAMAEFKVKWDLDDNEMLDKMISELKEEVQKRIQSSINRELQKIQSRAGRTPRPPKNTLSRESTVQTEQRRRRLKVMKDKSINPSLSRNEDMNTASGTDVSDQRSDDEYCPCETCMKKKMASRTVQRGEALSLAPVLKDFDLRKILHTKKDPPATESKLEEPKHLKVVSNCCDIQEQNALDVVHEESEVHNDVRNWTDENKEPKGEGTDDGSLSKELVEEGLSDAGNKAEEENSEEKAIEDVEAEIEGGDAEEGETETPKAEEVNAPGEQDTDDKEEEAEDRETSVAVDDGDVENAEDKEAAKVEDPPEEEATDTGNSECGEKEQKTNEEETGEESGEAEEEEEKEAEEKMEKAEEGEMKEDGEGEDSGDTENVIEAEPSTDDMAAIPEGEEKDEVDTTNKDEGESPSDDDGDGNQGASTQAEDDAKDEANEDRGKTCSQGSKETEQEGRQVASLGASEEENDEQAEVEDCDTDENHQNDIEAKSTDEAEDQNKGPDHSSEKEDENKKDSSTASFAEHLNSDSIEANTSGQASDEESGHRLIKQLTKTSVESQPGSMENATDQKVQTKLKDIRSFMESSESQDDSIVVITKQSPFTERRNVPSRHGNKEEVENEVIEWQVSPKRRTRSPARTNKQRRPKDSDGKVDDLEY